One part of the Leclercia sp. LSNIH1 genome encodes these proteins:
- the yjjG gene encoding pyrimidine 5'-nucleotidase → MNWDWIFFDADETLFTFDSYGGLQRMFLDYSVTFTAEDFQAYQTVNKPLWVDYQNGAITALQLQHQRFQGWSERLNVPPGDLNDAFLNAMAEICAPLPGAASLLASLKGKAKLGIITNGFTALQQIRLERTGFRDYFDLLVISEQVGVAKPAPQIFDYALAQAGNPDRAKVLMVGDTAESDILGGMNAGLSTCWLNAHNRTLPEGITPTWTVTSLSELEQLLCKH, encoded by the coding sequence TTTGACGCCGATGAAACGCTGTTTACCTTCGATTCGTACGGCGGCTTACAGCGGATGTTTCTCGACTACAGCGTGACCTTTACTGCTGAAGATTTCCAGGCTTACCAGACGGTGAATAAACCGTTGTGGGTGGATTACCAGAACGGCGCAATCACCGCGTTACAGCTGCAACACCAGCGTTTTCAGGGGTGGTCGGAGCGCCTGAACGTTCCGCCAGGCGATCTGAACGACGCCTTCCTTAATGCAATGGCTGAAATCTGCGCCCCGCTGCCGGGCGCCGCGTCGCTGCTCGCCTCCCTGAAAGGCAAGGCGAAGCTCGGGATCATCACCAACGGCTTTACCGCGCTCCAGCAGATCCGCCTTGAGCGGACCGGTTTCCGTGACTACTTTGATTTATTAGTGATTTCAGAACAGGTGGGCGTGGCGAAACCGGCCCCGCAAATCTTTGATTATGCGCTGGCCCAGGCCGGAAACCCTGACCGGGCGAAAGTGCTGATGGTGGGGGATACGGCGGAGTCGGATATCCTTGGTGGGATGAATGCCGGGCTCTCCACCTGCTGGCTGAACGCGCACAACCGCACCCTGCCGGAGGGGATCACACCGACCTGGACCGTGACCTCCCTGAGCGAACTGGAGCAACTCCTGTGTAAACATTGA